In Bacillus cereus ATCC 14579, a single window of DNA contains:
- a CDS encoding CarD family transcriptional regulator, whose product MEVDDLFQIGDKIVYPMHGAGIIEAIEEKEILGTSRQYCVIRIISKDMQVMLPMDQLKKSGIRYIVDRGTLDDILLEFQNGESDPSLSWKQRYTMNMEKMKNGNLQDSAEVVRDLLRRNKERTLNASEKQMLDNARKMMISEVALVQNVSEHQATEFLQDTINH is encoded by the coding sequence ATGGAGGTGGATGATTTGTTTCAAATTGGTGATAAAATCGTTTATCCAATGCACGGTGCAGGAATCATCGAAGCAATTGAAGAGAAAGAAATATTAGGTACTTCACGTCAATATTGTGTGATACGCATCATTAGTAAAGATATGCAAGTAATGCTTCCGATGGATCAATTAAAAAAATCAGGTATTCGTTATATCGTTGATCGAGGTACGTTAGATGATATACTTCTTGAATTTCAAAACGGGGAGTCAGACCCATCACTCTCATGGAAACAAAGATATACAATGAATATGGAAAAAATGAAAAACGGCAATTTACAAGATAGCGCAGAAGTTGTTCGGGATTTACTTCGCCGCAATAAAGAGAGAACTTTAAATGCGAGTGAAAAACAAATGCTAGATAACGCCCGAAAAATGATGATCAGTGAAGTTGCACTCGTACAAAATGTTTCTGAACATCAAGCAACAGAATTTCTTCAAGATACAATTAATCACTAA
- the moaD gene encoding molybdopterin converting factor subunit 1, producing MIRVLLFAHLQEEAGTSELQIEKENITVAQLKDVVANEYNVPVSEPIMVAINEEYANEDDRVQSGDVVALIPPVSGG from the coding sequence ATGATTCGAGTATTGTTATTTGCGCACTTGCAAGAAGAAGCAGGGACAAGTGAATTACAAATAGAGAAAGAAAATATTACGGTTGCACAGTTAAAAGATGTTGTTGCGAACGAATATAATGTACCAGTTTCAGAGCCAATTATGGTTGCGATTAATGAAGAATATGCAAATGAAGATGACAGGGTCCAATCTGGTGATGTTGTTGCACTAATCCCACCAGTGAGCGGTGGTTAA
- a CDS encoding glucose 1-dehydrogenase has product MYSDLAGKVVVITGSATGLGRAMGVRFAKEKAKVVINYRSRESEANDVLEEIKKVGGEAIAVKGDVTVESDVVNLIQSAVKEFGTLDVMINNAGIENAVPSHEMPLEDWNRVINTNLTGAFLGSREAIKYFVEHDIKGSVINMSSVHEKIPWPLFVHYAASKGGIKLMTETLALEYAPKGIRVNNIGPGAINTPINAEKFADPKKRADVESMIPMGYIGNPEEIAAVATWLASSEASYVTGITLFADGGMTLYPSFQAGRG; this is encoded by the coding sequence ATGTATAGTGATTTAGCAGGGAAAGTTGTCGTTATTACAGGATCAGCAACTGGTCTTGGAAGAGCGATGGGAGTGAGGTTTGCTAAGGAAAAAGCGAAAGTGGTTATTAATTATCGCTCACGAGAATCAGAAGCGAATGATGTGTTAGAAGAAATTAAAAAGGTAGGCGGCGAAGCGATTGCTGTAAAAGGTGATGTAACCGTCGAATCAGATGTTGTGAATCTCATTCAATCTGCTGTGAAAGAGTTTGGTACGCTTGACGTTATGATTAATAATGCAGGGATAGAAAACGCGGTACCGTCGCATGAAATGCCGCTTGAAGATTGGAATAGGGTAATTAATACAAATTTAACAGGTGCTTTTTTAGGAAGTCGTGAAGCGATTAAATATTTTGTAGAACATGATATTAAAGGTTCTGTCATTAATATGTCTAGTGTTCATGAGAAAATTCCGTGGCCACTATTTGTGCACTATGCAGCGAGTAAGGGTGGTATTAAACTGATGACAGAAACGTTAGCGCTAGAATATGCGCCAAAAGGTATTCGAGTAAATAATATTGGACCAGGTGCAATTAATACCCCGATTAATGCAGAAAAGTTTGCTGATCCTAAAAAACGTGCTGACGTAGAAAGTATGATACCGATGGGCTATATTGGAAACCCTGAAGAAATTGCAGCAGTAGCAACTTGGCTCGCTTCTTCAGAGGCGAGTTATGTAACGGGCATTACGCTATTTGCAGATGGTGGAATGACGTTATATCCATCGTTTCAAGCTGGGCGTGGGTAA
- a CDS encoding DUF3888 domain-containing protein codes for MKKICVVMTMLCASFFSSPSDSFAKESREQLLESALSNRYYSVIRQVKEDQYECASVINIKRLGKKDEFVPRYEVKLQFLTFQGAHNPPNDRVTLTLEDHLDHVKIKKVEREKNVSDAIAEKVCEREKEKIKAHSNDLE; via the coding sequence ATGAAAAAAATATGTGTAGTTATGACAATGCTATGTGCGTCTTTTTTCTCTTCTCCAAGTGATTCTTTCGCGAAAGAATCAAGAGAACAGCTTTTAGAGAGTGCATTATCAAATAGGTACTATTCAGTTATTAGACAAGTGAAAGAAGATCAATATGAATGTGCTTCAGTTATAAATATAAAGCGTCTCGGCAAGAAAGATGAATTTGTTCCTAGGTATGAAGTGAAGCTACAATTTCTTACATTTCAAGGAGCGCATAATCCCCCGAACGATAGAGTTACGCTTACTTTGGAAGACCATTTAGATCACGTAAAGATAAAGAAAGTGGAGCGAGAAAAGAATGTTTCTGACGCTATTGCAGAAAAAGTTTGTGAACGGGAAAAAGAAAAAATAAAAGCTCACTCTAATGACTTAGAGTGA
- the moaA gene encoding GTP 3',8-cyclase MoaA: MQEMVKDFFGRPLQDLRISVIDRCNFRCTYCMPAEIFGSDYAFLKDEFLLTFDEIERLAKLFVNIGVRKIRITGGEPLLRKDLTKLIARLVKIDGLIDIGLTTNAVHLTKQAKALKEAGLHRVNVSLDAIDDDIFKNINGRNINTKPVIKGIIAAKEAGLEVKVNMVVKKGMNDHQVLPMAAYFKEQGITLRFIEFMDVGSTNGWNFDQVVTKRELIEMIHKMDPLEPAEAHYFGEVAKRYRYVGTNVEVGFITSVSESFCVSCTRARISADGKFYTCLFATEGLDVRELLRGNLSDEELLSVIQDVWMNRKDRYSDERTEESAKNRPKIEMSYIGG, translated from the coding sequence ATGCAGGAGATGGTTAAAGATTTTTTTGGACGCCCACTTCAAGATTTACGTATATCTGTCATTGATCGTTGCAATTTTAGATGTACATATTGTATGCCAGCGGAAATATTTGGGTCAGATTATGCTTTTTTGAAAGATGAGTTTTTACTAACTTTTGATGAAATTGAGCGTTTGGCAAAATTATTTGTTAACATTGGTGTACGAAAAATTAGAATTACTGGCGGTGAGCCACTACTTCGTAAAGATTTAACAAAACTTATTGCACGTCTTGTGAAAATTGATGGGCTAATAGATATAGGGTTAACGACAAATGCTGTACATTTAACGAAACAAGCGAAGGCATTAAAAGAAGCTGGATTACATAGAGTGAACGTTAGTTTAGATGCAATAGATGACGACATATTTAAGAATATTAATGGTCGAAATATTAATACGAAACCGGTAATTAAGGGAATTATAGCAGCTAAAGAGGCGGGGCTGGAAGTAAAGGTAAATATGGTTGTGAAAAAAGGGATGAACGATCATCAAGTACTTCCGATGGCTGCGTATTTTAAAGAGCAAGGAATCACGCTTCGGTTTATTGAGTTTATGGATGTTGGTAGTACAAATGGGTGGAATTTTGATCAAGTCGTTACAAAACGAGAATTGATTGAGATGATTCATAAGATGGATCCACTTGAGCCAGCTGAAGCGCATTACTTTGGTGAAGTTGCGAAGCGATATCGGTACGTTGGAACAAATGTTGAAGTTGGTTTTATTACATCTGTTTCTGAGTCATTTTGTGTCTCTTGTACGAGGGCGAGAATTTCGGCAGATGGAAAGTTTTATACGTGCTTATTTGCGACAGAGGGTTTGGATGTAAGAGAACTTCTTAGAGGAAATCTTTCGGATGAGGAGTTATTAAGTGTTATACAAGATGTATGGATGAATAGAAAAGATAGGTATTCGGATGAACGAACAGAAGAAAGTGCAAAAAATCGTCCGAAAATCGAAATGTCTTATATAGGAGGATAA
- the moaC gene encoding cyclic pyranopterin monophosphate synthase MoaC, producing MSSFTHFNDQGRAKMVDISDKKATVRTAIACSSIVVTKEIYDKISHNEIGKGDVLAVAQIAGIMAAKRTSDIIPMCHPLLLKGVDVSFDWKQSEEQYRLLIEVKVKTEGSTGVEMEALTAASATALTVYDMCKAVDKGMIIGETYLLEKTGGKSGDYTRNS from the coding sequence ATGTCTTCATTTACACATTTCAATGACCAAGGACGCGCAAAAATGGTTGATATAAGCGACAAAAAAGCAACCGTTCGAACAGCAATTGCGTGCTCTAGCATTGTCGTTACGAAAGAAATTTACGATAAAATCTCTCACAATGAAATTGGGAAAGGTGACGTATTAGCAGTTGCGCAAATCGCAGGCATTATGGCCGCGAAACGTACTTCTGATATTATCCCAATGTGCCACCCTTTATTATTAAAAGGTGTTGACGTTTCTTTCGATTGGAAACAATCAGAAGAACAATATCGTTTACTCATTGAAGTAAAAGTTAAAACAGAAGGTAGCACCGGTGTTGAAATGGAAGCTTTAACAGCTGCTTCCGCTACCGCTCTTACTGTGTATGATATGTGTAAAGCTGTCGATAAAGGTATGATTATCGGTGAAACGTACTTACTTGAAAAAACAGGTGGAAAAAGTGGAGATTATACGAGAAATTCATAA
- a CDS encoding sporulation protein Cse60, which produces MIRVKVFDESHEKDLEDAVNVFLKKIDDSNFVDIKYQVGVSINDDENQIYCFSAMIVYKA; this is translated from the coding sequence ATGATTCGTGTGAAAGTATTTGATGAAAGTCACGAAAAAGACTTAGAAGACGCTGTGAATGTGTTTTTGAAAAAGATTGATGATAGCAACTTTGTAGATATTAAGTATCAAGTTGGTGTTTCTATTAACGACGATGAAAACCAAATTTATTGTTTTTCAGCAATGATCGTTTATAAAGCATAA
- the glcU gene encoding glucose uptake protein GlcU → MDIFLAILPAIFWGSIVLFNVKLGGGPYSQTLGTTFGALIFSIVVYIFMKPVLTPTVIGVGVVSGLFWALGQANQLKSIDLMGVSRTMPISTGLQLVATTLFGVIVFHEWSTTISVVLGILALVCIIIGVILTSLQSEEEKNAEQAANFKRGIVILLISTVGYLVYVVVIRLFNVDGWSALLPQAVGMVLGGILLTFKHHPFNKYAIRNIIPGLIWAAGNMFLFISQPRVGVATSFSLSQMGIIISTLGGILILGEKKTKRQLTGIVVGIVFIIAAGIMLGIAKS, encoded by the coding sequence ATGGATATATTTTTAGCGATTTTACCAGCTATATTTTGGGGAAGTATTGTGCTATTTAACGTAAAACTGGGCGGGGGACCGTATAGTCAAACGCTCGGAACAACGTTTGGAGCACTTATTTTCTCAATTGTTGTTTATATTTTTATGAAGCCAGTATTAACACCTACCGTTATCGGAGTTGGAGTTGTGTCAGGTTTATTTTGGGCGCTTGGTCAGGCAAATCAATTGAAAAGTATTGATTTAATGGGTGTTTCGAGGACGATGCCAATTTCAACAGGCCTTCAATTAGTCGCGACGACTTTATTTGGCGTTATCGTATTTCATGAATGGTCCACGACAATATCGGTCGTCCTTGGGATTTTAGCGCTCGTTTGTATTATTATCGGTGTTATTTTAACATCGCTTCAAAGTGAAGAAGAAAAGAATGCAGAGCAAGCAGCAAACTTTAAAAGAGGTATCGTAATTTTATTAATTTCAACAGTCGGCTATTTAGTTTACGTAGTAGTGATTAGACTATTTAACGTAGATGGTTGGTCAGCTTTGTTGCCACAAGCAGTTGGTATGGTGTTAGGTGGGATTTTGCTTACCTTTAAACATCATCCATTTAATAAATATGCAATCCGAAATATTATTCCAGGATTAATTTGGGCAGCTGGAAATATGTTTTTATTCATTTCGCAGCCGCGTGTTGGAGTCGCAACAAGTTTCTCGCTATCGCAAATGGGAATTATTATTTCCACGCTTGGTGGGATCCTTATATTAGGTGAAAAGAAAACGAAACGTCAATTAACGGGTATCGTTGTCGGTATTGTTTTTATTATCGCAGCCGGAATTATGTTAGGTATAGCCAAAAGTTAA
- a CDS encoding DUF2553 family protein — translation MGRTIKIDITNKVVAKFRQNYLELYTSKFMIGKFYVYTEDKEYVLEDGYIYENGKFYRIIDTHRGNNQAAEGCDLGRC, via the coding sequence GTGGGGCGCACAATAAAAATTGATATTACAAATAAAGTTGTAGCTAAATTTAGACAAAATTATTTGGAATTATATACGAGTAAATTTATGATAGGTAAGTTTTATGTCTATACTGAAGATAAAGAATATGTGTTAGAAGACGGATATATATATGAGAATGGAAAGTTTTATCGCATCATAGATACGCACCGTGGCAATAATCAAGCGGCCGAGGGCTGCGATCTAGGACGGTGTTAA
- a CDS encoding molybdopterin-synthase adenylyltransferase MoeB, with protein MQERYSRQILFSGVGEEGQRKIREKHVLIIGAGALGAANAEAIVRAGVGKVTIADRDYVEWSNLQRQQLYTEEDAKQYKPKAIAAAEHLKAINSEVEINPVVTDVTVQEMEELVNDVDLILDATDNFETRLLINDISQKYNIPWIYGGCVGSYGVTYTILPGKTPCFRCLMEHPASGATCDTAGIIQPAVQLVVAHQITEALKILVEDFGALRETMLSFDLWNNQQMAFKVNRQKKDTCLSCGRLRTYPSLTFEGQTKTEVLCGRNTVQIRPGVRKNFNLEEIKKRLQRSVEIKATPYLLSFPVEEYRFVLFTDGRAFIHGTNDMNVAKSLYARYIG; from the coding sequence ATGCAGGAGCGATATTCAAGACAAATATTATTTTCTGGTGTTGGAGAAGAAGGACAGAGAAAAATAAGAGAGAAGCATGTGCTTATTATTGGTGCTGGTGCTCTCGGTGCGGCAAATGCAGAAGCGATTGTTAGAGCAGGTGTTGGAAAAGTAACGATTGCTGACCGTGATTATGTAGAATGGAGTAATTTACAAAGACAACAACTATATACAGAAGAAGATGCAAAGCAGTATAAACCGAAGGCGATAGCGGCTGCAGAACATTTAAAAGCGATTAATTCTGAGGTGGAAATAAATCCGGTTGTGACGGATGTAACGGTGCAAGAAATGGAAGAATTAGTGAATGATGTAGATTTAATATTAGATGCGACAGATAATTTTGAAACGCGTCTTCTTATTAATGATATTTCACAAAAGTATAATATTCCGTGGATATATGGTGGGTGTGTCGGAAGCTACGGAGTAACGTATACAATTTTACCAGGGAAAACACCGTGTTTTCGCTGTTTAATGGAGCATCCAGCGAGCGGTGCAACATGTGACACAGCTGGTATTATACAACCGGCAGTACAATTAGTAGTTGCGCATCAAATTACGGAAGCGCTGAAAATATTAGTAGAAGACTTTGGTGCGCTTCGTGAAACGATGTTATCGTTTGATCTTTGGAATAATCAACAGATGGCATTTAAAGTGAATAGGCAGAAAAAAGATACTTGTTTATCTTGCGGAAGGTTACGTACATATCCGAGTTTAACATTTGAAGGACAAACGAAAACAGAAGTGTTATGTGGGCGGAATACAGTACAAATTCGCCCGGGTGTGCGGAAGAATTTTAATTTAGAAGAAATTAAAAAACGCTTACAAAGAAGCGTAGAGATAAAGGCGACACCTTATTTATTATCATTTCCGGTAGAAGAATATCGTTTTGTTTTATTTACAGATGGCAGGGCGTTCATTCATGGGACGAATGATATGAATGTAGCGAAAAGTTTATATGCAAGATATATAGGTTGA
- the mobB gene encoding molybdopterin-guanine dinucleotide biosynthesis protein B, whose product MGEAPSILQIVGYQNSGKTTLVEKIVHALAESEMKVATIKHHGHGGFPEVAQKDSERHRKAGAVVSSVEGAGLLSLSSLRKKWSLQEIIRLYEFFKVDTILIEGYKKENYPKVVLLRSAEDAELLHKVENIVAVITWYDVPVNIREEYKVFHITEEELYIDWFLQTVRSAK is encoded by the coding sequence ATGGGCGAAGCCCCTTCAATCTTACAAATAGTAGGGTATCAAAATAGCGGAAAAACGACACTTGTAGAGAAAATTGTGCATGCATTAGCCGAAAGCGAAATGAAAGTTGCTACAATTAAACATCACGGGCACGGAGGTTTTCCAGAAGTAGCGCAAAAAGATAGCGAACGACACCGTAAAGCTGGTGCTGTCGTAAGTAGTGTAGAAGGTGCTGGATTACTTTCACTTTCTTCACTAAGAAAGAAATGGTCCTTGCAAGAAATTATTCGCTTATATGAGTTTTTTAAAGTGGATACAATTTTAATAGAGGGCTATAAAAAAGAGAACTACCCGAAAGTAGTGTTACTTCGTTCTGCGGAAGATGCTGAGCTTTTACATAAAGTAGAAAATATAGTGGCGGTTATTACGTGGTATGATGTCCCAGTAAATATACGAGAAGAATATAAAGTATTTCATATAACAGAAGAAGAGTTGTACATAGACTGGTTTTTACAAACGGTTAGGAGTGCGAAATGA
- the moeA gene encoding molybdopterin molybdotransferase MoeA, whose translation MVEKRIPIQVAEAVERVMKYAKHGEVEEISITESYGRILGEDVVSDHDVPHFDRSPYDGFAIRAEDTKEATQENPVEFEVIGEIGAGSVFLEEVGAFEAIRIMTGAAIPEDCNAVVMLELTEGFEKNGKTYMKLKRPFNNGDNVSFKGEDIKQNQVLVKKGVAINPGVAALLATFGYSTVKVVKQPVVGIVTTGSELLEVHEPLEPGKIRNSNSYMIAAQIMKAGGKVRYYGQLADELDACFTAVQSAMDEVDILITTGGVSVGDYDYLPAIYERLQANVLFNKIAMRPGSVTTVAEVDGKLLFGLSGNPSACYVGFELFVHPIIKTYLYAKEPHVYRADAILQKDFPKPNPFTRFVRANVTIVDGALQAMPVGLDKSSAVSSLADANAFIVLPGGTRGFETGMKVSVLLLEHSEGCEWPWAKPLQSYK comes from the coding sequence ATGGTAGAAAAACGAATTCCAATTCAAGTTGCTGAGGCAGTAGAACGGGTAATGAAATATGCGAAGCATGGTGAAGTAGAAGAAATTTCTATTACGGAAAGTTACGGGAGAATTCTCGGGGAAGATGTTGTCTCAGATCATGACGTTCCTCATTTTGATCGTTCCCCTTACGATGGTTTCGCCATTCGAGCAGAAGATACGAAAGAAGCAACTCAAGAGAATCCAGTTGAATTTGAAGTAATAGGAGAAATCGGGGCGGGTTCCGTTTTTTTAGAGGAAGTAGGAGCTTTTGAAGCAATTCGCATTATGACAGGAGCAGCTATTCCAGAAGATTGCAATGCAGTCGTAATGCTAGAGCTGACAGAAGGGTTTGAGAAGAACGGGAAAACATATATGAAGTTAAAACGCCCTTTTAATAACGGTGACAATGTGTCGTTTAAAGGAGAAGATATAAAACAAAATCAAGTTCTCGTTAAGAAAGGTGTTGCAATTAATCCAGGTGTTGCGGCCTTACTAGCAACGTTTGGATATAGCACGGTGAAAGTTGTAAAACAGCCTGTTGTCGGTATTGTAACGACAGGAAGTGAATTATTAGAAGTACATGAGCCGTTAGAACCGGGGAAAATTAGAAATAGTAACTCGTATATGATCGCAGCTCAAATTATGAAAGCTGGCGGGAAAGTTCGTTATTATGGTCAACTCGCGGATGAGTTAGATGCATGTTTTACAGCTGTTCAATCAGCGATGGATGAGGTCGACATTTTAATTACAACAGGCGGTGTATCAGTAGGAGATTATGACTACTTACCAGCTATTTATGAAAGATTACAGGCAAATGTACTCTTTAATAAGATAGCCATGAGGCCCGGAAGTGTAACGACAGTAGCTGAAGTTGATGGAAAGTTACTCTTTGGTTTATCAGGAAATCCGTCTGCTTGTTATGTAGGCTTTGAATTATTTGTGCATCCAATTATAAAAACGTATTTGTATGCGAAGGAACCTCACGTATATAGAGCGGATGCTATTTTACAAAAAGATTTTCCGAAGCCAAATCCATTTACTCGTTTCGTAAGAGCGAACGTAACAATTGTGGATGGGGCGTTACAAGCGATGCCGGTTGGTTTAGATAAATCGAGTGCGGTATCTTCACTTGCAGATGCGAATGCTTTTATCGTGTTACCCGGAGGAACGAGAGGATTTGAGACCGGAATGAAAGTATCCGTATTATTGTTAGAGCACTCTGAGGGATGTGAGTGGCCATGGGCGAAGCCCCTTCAATCTTACAAATAG
- a CDS encoding DUF3973 domain-containing protein: protein MFYCINCSDIHHEKHPNDKVFKNGFYIDPFLGDRYHLGMCKDAQNHETGEPLLTTKKLGTTQSIMNVLPTHVVPT, encoded by the coding sequence ATGTTCTATTGTATTAACTGCTCTGATATTCACCATGAAAAACATCCAAATGATAAAGTATTCAAAAACGGTTTTTATATTGATCCATTTTTAGGTGATCGTTATCACCTTGGTATGTGTAAAGATGCCCAAAACCATGAAACAGGGGAGCCTCTTTTAACGACAAAGAAATTAGGCACAACCCAATCTATTATGAACGTATTACCGACACATGTTGTCCCAACATAA